A genome region from Conger conger chromosome 16, fConCon1.1, whole genome shotgun sequence includes the following:
- the LOC133114180 gene encoding proline-rich protein 29-like gives MIRCFEEQDIRLTKWPVPQQPTTVIQQIPSAMPPPGPAVRPGHVREDLVELMMIQNAQMHQVIMNNMTMSALSAFGHGQPPPPAPEVFRYPVIVEDEDPEVFHHHYPPASLPSYPAWIPPPQPHPQPTIIYQDPAEHRDPGPSSRRDRRAVPPPPPPSATGTVGADIPPAAEYYDAERKL, from the exons ATGATTCGCTGTTTTGAGGAGCAGGATATTCGCCTAACAAAGTGGCCG GTTCCCCAGCAACCCACCACTGTGATACAGCAGATTCCCTCAGCGATGCCACCTCCAGGACCTGCTGTTCGCCCAGGACACGTGAGAGAAG acctGGTGGAGCTGATGATGATCCAGAACGCTCAGATGCACCAGGTCATCATGAACAACATGACCATGTCTGCCCTCAGTGCGTTCGGGCACGGCCAGCCCCCGCCACCCGCCCCAGAG GTTTTTAGATACCCAGTGATTGTGGAGGATGAGGACCCTGAGGTGTTCCACCACCACTACCCCCCTGCCTCGCTCCCGTCCTACCCCGCCTGGATCCCCCcgccccaaccccacccccagcccaccATCATCTACCAGGACCCGGCCGAGCACCGGGACCCGGGCCCTTCCTCCCGCAGGGACAG GAGGGCtgtcccacccccacccccgcccagTGCCACCGGCACTGTGGGAGCTGACATCCCCCCCGCCGCAG AGTACTATGACGCAGAGAGGAAGCTCTGA
- the LOC133115313 gene encoding telethonin-like yields the protein MQATEKPVGGAEGSALSCNVWEENKDRGESYSADWQSVGLKTQPQDSQTVNAIDDSRRESFWRQWETRPLVQGCPSGAIRLGTVERGLREHQQLPYRNTLPLPIFSPAELGLRLGRGAPHLPEDLRPFATPDGSCAAKRSVGDIIKDLPPAKPTRMEFAKGAQSLGRSMSQEAQRG from the exons atgcAGGCGACTGAGAAGCCTGTTGGCGGGGCTGAGGGCTCGGCGCTGAGCTGCAATGTGTGGGAGGAGAATAAGGATAGGGGCGAGAGCTACAGCGCAGACTGGCAAAGTGTTGGACTAAAGACCCAGCCCCAGGACAG CCAGACGGTGAATGCGATCGACGATTCCCGCCGCGAGTCGTTCTGGCGGCAGTGGGAGACCCGGCCGTTGGTGCAGGGCTGCCCGTCGGGGGCGATCCGGCTGGGCACCGTGGAGCGGGGCCTCCGGGAGCACCAGCAGCTGCCCTACAGGAACACCCTCCCGCTGCCCATCTTCAGCCCCGCCGAGCTGGGCCTCCGCCTCGGCCGCGGCGCCCCCCACCTCCCGGAGGACCTCCGCCCCTTCGCCACCCCGGACGGGTCCTGCGCGGCCAAGAGGTCCGTGGGCGACATCATCAAGGACCTCCCGCCTGCCAAGCCCACCAGGATGGAGTTCGCCAAAGGCGCCCAGTCGCTGGGCCGCTCCATGTCACAGGAGGCCCAGAGAGGGtga